One region of Cerasicoccus sp. TK19100 genomic DNA includes:
- the kdsA gene encoding 3-deoxy-8-phosphooctulonate synthase: MENMIFIAGPCALESWDICAPVAEQVKRWKEQFPVLNVFFKGSFDKANRTSLDSNRGPGIEEGLAMLARVKREFGLPVLTDFHLPSQAAMVGEVCDVLQVPAFLCRQTDLLVAAAETGRIVNVKKGQFLSPFEMEFVVNKLEGAKAKEIWLTERGSTFGYQNLVADMRNFNIMAQWGHPTIFDATHSVQIPGGAGGKSGGQREFVLPLARAALAAGAGGLFMETHPNPDAAISDAASQMPLDVMVKELPKLVQLWEALH, translated from the coding sequence ATGGAAAACATGATTTTTATCGCTGGTCCTTGTGCGCTTGAGAGCTGGGATATTTGTGCCCCTGTTGCTGAACAAGTGAAGCGCTGGAAAGAGCAGTTCCCGGTGCTGAACGTTTTCTTCAAAGGTTCCTTTGATAAAGCAAACCGCACCTCATTGGATAGTAACCGGGGCCCTGGCATTGAGGAGGGGTTGGCGATGTTGGCCCGTGTAAAACGAGAGTTTGGCTTGCCGGTTTTGACCGATTTTCACCTACCTTCCCAGGCAGCTATGGTCGGTGAAGTTTGTGACGTCTTGCAGGTGCCTGCATTCCTCTGTCGTCAAACGGATCTACTCGTCGCTGCTGCCGAAACCGGGCGAATTGTTAACGTAAAGAAAGGTCAGTTTCTTTCACCGTTTGAGATGGAGTTTGTTGTTAACAAGCTGGAAGGCGCGAAAGCAAAAGAGATTTGGCTAACTGAGCGTGGTTCGACCTTCGGCTATCAAAACCTGGTAGCTGACATGCGGAATTTCAATATCATGGCGCAATGGGGGCATCCGACTATTTTTGACGCCACCCACAGTGTTCAAATCCCAGGTGGCGCTGGAGGCAAAAGTGGCGGCCAACGTGAGTTTGTTTTACCACTAGCAAGAGCCGCCTTGGCGGCAGGCGCGGGTGGCTTGTTTATGGAAACGCATCCGAATCCGGATGCGGCTATCTCGGATGCCGCCAGCCAAATGCCACTAGATGTGATGGTCAAAGAATTGCCCAAGCTCGTGCAGCTTTGGGAAGCTTTGCATTAG
- a CDS encoding KpsF/GutQ family sugar-phosphate isomerase, whose amino-acid sequence MSYYATAQQVFGDEIASLNAVLGQLAGDFDRVIELLLTLRGKVVVTGLGKSGLVGGKIAATLASTGTPAIFMNAAEALHGDLGYVSEGDAVLMLSNSGSTVELVKMLPTLERLKTPIIGIFGRLDTPLARRCHTVLNATVEKEACPLNLAPMSSTTCALVIGDALAAALMKARQFQPDDFALRHPGGVLGVRLLLKVRDLMHTGRELPTIAPNAGFREVIAESTRPNLGAACVVDDNGILLGIVTDGDVRRSLLKESFLEFRADEIMTRDPVAIQVDASINDALEIMEARKIYVLPVVDGPERKLLGLLRMHDIFADSNQGVR is encoded by the coding sequence GTGAGCTATTACGCGACAGCCCAACAAGTCTTTGGCGATGAGATTGCATCGCTTAATGCGGTGCTAGGTCAGCTTGCCGGAGATTTTGATCGTGTCATTGAACTGCTCCTTACCTTGCGCGGCAAAGTTGTTGTCACCGGCTTGGGAAAATCTGGTCTAGTGGGCGGGAAAATTGCCGCGACGCTGGCGAGCACTGGTACGCCTGCGATCTTCATGAATGCCGCCGAAGCGTTGCATGGAGACTTGGGGTATGTCTCCGAGGGGGATGCAGTGCTCATGCTGTCTAACAGTGGAAGCACGGTAGAACTGGTTAAGATGCTTCCAACCCTTGAGCGACTGAAAACACCGATCATTGGGATTTTTGGCAGGTTGGATACACCACTCGCGCGTCGCTGTCATACCGTTTTAAATGCGACAGTCGAAAAAGAGGCCTGCCCACTCAATTTAGCGCCAATGAGTAGCACTACTTGCGCGCTAGTGATTGGAGATGCGTTGGCCGCCGCCTTAATGAAGGCGCGTCAGTTTCAGCCGGATGATTTTGCCCTGCGTCACCCTGGTGGAGTACTGGGCGTTCGTTTGCTACTCAAAGTTCGTGACCTCATGCACACCGGAAGGGAGCTGCCTACCATTGCGCCAAATGCGGGCTTTCGTGAGGTGATCGCCGAGTCTACACGGCCGAATCTGGGTGCCGCTTGCGTAGTCGATGACAACGGCATCTTATTGGGGATCGTGACTGATGGTGACGTGCGTCGCTCATTACTCAAGGAATCGTTCTTGGAGTTCCGCGCGGACGAAATTATGACGCGTGACCCGGTTGCAATCCAAGTGGATGCCTCGATCAATGACGCGCTTGAGATTATGGAAGCGCGTAAGATTTACGTATTGCCGGTTGTCGATGGCCCCGAGCGTAAGTTGTTGGGGCTTCTGCGTATGCACGATATTTTTGCGGATTCAAACCAAGGGGTCCGATAG
- a CDS encoding O-antigen ligase family protein codes for MAGALTVEEFRKGGHLRRSSRSRVSRDEWVILGVAAPAVIISPFLLGGMVWWSQVSIACMQALIFLVALTPFSGIAAWRQRLLKLVKLPPFWLGGLFVIYVLIQALNPSMKQVYVDETRYYIADLKPEYYIDWLPQSILTNFYTMNAWRMVIFWAGAWAFVCGLWMGLNNRKAWLALGWMALGTGAVLSLASIAHHLSSNEHLFWLEQFKRNEGAFGPFVYRNQAAAYLYLSMGLGFVLFLYLLRSGKFRSGLPMLAIAFSLICLLGVALCPSRGGWLGASGVFVLFIVLLPFSFRFENDLSVGSLVGIVVIAIAMVCGSIWVARAMDFSQIGSKWKSLRSGDEVSLEARFMLSKLTLDMHEDRPWVGWGAGSFSYRYRYYGLAYPDLYFIGDPLKSYYGNPRYISDYKQSHNDVFQFLAEYGIVGCSFMLLNLGYFIVYVLYKSFSPEWVLALCVCVLFILHNLGDFLLQNSILQMSFLILILLSLAFARRGHFTSVES; via the coding sequence ATGGCAGGCGCACTTACAGTAGAAGAATTTCGCAAAGGCGGGCACCTCCGCCGTTCATCACGCTCGCGCGTTAGTCGTGATGAATGGGTGATTTTGGGTGTCGCGGCTCCAGCTGTGATTATCTCACCGTTCTTACTCGGAGGTATGGTCTGGTGGAGTCAGGTGTCTATCGCATGTATGCAGGCGCTAATCTTCTTGGTTGCACTCACCCCTTTTTCTGGCATCGCGGCATGGCGTCAACGATTGCTGAAGCTGGTCAAGTTGCCACCGTTCTGGCTGGGTGGATTGTTTGTCATCTACGTGCTGATACAGGCACTGAATCCGAGCATGAAGCAGGTTTATGTGGATGAAACGCGCTACTATATTGCAGACCTTAAGCCTGAGTACTACATAGATTGGCTACCGCAGAGCATACTAACCAATTTTTACACCATGAACGCCTGGCGCATGGTCATTTTCTGGGCTGGAGCATGGGCGTTCGTTTGCGGCCTCTGGATGGGGCTTAATAATCGAAAAGCGTGGCTAGCTCTCGGTTGGATGGCCTTGGGCACCGGTGCTGTCCTAAGCCTGGCTAGCATCGCGCATCACCTGTCCAGTAATGAGCACTTGTTTTGGCTGGAGCAGTTTAAGCGAAATGAAGGCGCTTTCGGTCCGTTTGTATACCGGAATCAAGCAGCGGCGTATCTTTATTTGTCTATGGGACTTGGCTTTGTACTATTCTTGTATCTGCTTCGCTCTGGCAAATTTCGTTCAGGCCTACCTATGCTCGCTATAGCTTTCTCGTTGATATGCTTGCTGGGCGTTGCGTTGTGTCCCTCGCGGGGAGGGTGGCTGGGTGCATCGGGCGTGTTTGTACTATTTATAGTTCTGCTGCCATTTTCATTTAGATTTGAGAATGATTTATCTGTGGGATCACTAGTTGGTATCGTCGTAATCGCTATTGCTATGGTTTGTGGTAGTATATGGGTGGCGCGAGCTATGGATTTTAGCCAAATCGGCAGTAAGTGGAAGTCTCTCAGGTCTGGCGATGAAGTTTCGCTTGAAGCCCGTTTTATGCTTAGCAAGCTTACCTTGGACATGCATGAGGACCGGCCTTGGGTTGGCTGGGGAGCAGGGAGCTTTTCTTATAGATATCGATATTATGGATTGGCTTATCCGGATTTGTATTTCATCGGTGATCCATTGAAAAGCTACTATGGTAATCCTCGCTACATTAGCGATTATAAGCAGTCTCATAATGATGTTTTTCAGTTTTTGGCCGAGTATGGCATCGTTGGATGCTCATTTATGTTGCTGAATCTTGGCTATTTCATTGTTTATGTTTTATACAAATCTTTTTCCCCTGAATGGGTTTTAGCTTTATGCGTATGTGTATTATTTATTTTGCACAACTTAGGTGATTTTTTGCTTCAGAATTCTATCCTTCAGATGTCATTCTTGATTTTGATCCTGCTGAGCCTTGCGTTCGCGCGACGAGGCCACTTTACTTCTGTGGAGAGTTAG
- a CDS encoding sulfotransferase family protein has product MISSLAPKLKFYAARGILSCSLRKEELNEPQLLFIVGTGRSGTNLCKALLDVRPDICIGTETHFIPKLIATQTSNEFELGRFIDVLMNHWDSDGSYRWFEHHVLRAGRQPKKFRSDFERFCFKNDFLSVGECIYAFYIYCYGKHWSFIGDKTPQYGMHMADIHRILPKAKFLHLVRDGRYCATSIQKHGGFIKMINGGYPEKTMEYAYDNQQSKYPTEPLTLSQCIGFWQHVVLRIEEQAALIPKENYLRVRYEDLQMDSSRELTRIGAFLQLSKSELWTRVGPWILDRGLRRKQEKRLENKDFDELTEAGSKALKLLNYI; this is encoded by the coding sequence ATGATTAGTTCTCTCGCGCCGAAGCTCAAGTTTTATGCAGCAAGAGGAATTCTGTCGTGCTCGTTACGCAAGGAGGAGTTGAATGAGCCGCAGCTGTTGTTTATCGTTGGTACAGGGCGATCTGGGACTAACCTATGCAAGGCTTTGCTGGATGTCAGGCCAGATATTTGTATAGGCACTGAAACTCATTTTATTCCAAAATTGATTGCAACTCAAACATCTAACGAATTTGAGTTAGGCAGATTTATTGATGTTCTAATGAATCACTGGGATTCGGATGGCTCTTATCGCTGGTTTGAGCATCATGTGTTAAGAGCGGGTAGGCAGCCGAAAAAGTTTCGAAGTGATTTTGAACGCTTTTGTTTTAAAAACGATTTTCTGAGCGTAGGTGAGTGTATCTATGCTTTCTACATTTACTGCTATGGAAAGCACTGGAGTTTTATTGGCGATAAGACACCGCAGTATGGTATGCATATGGCCGATATTCATCGCATATTGCCTAAAGCGAAGTTCCTCCATTTGGTGCGCGATGGCCGTTATTGCGCTACTTCGATTCAGAAGCATGGAGGGTTTATTAAGATGATCAATGGAGGCTATCCTGAAAAGACGATGGAGTATGCTTATGACAACCAACAATCCAAGTATCCAACTGAGCCTCTTACTTTGTCGCAATGTATTGGATTCTGGCAGCATGTGGTCTTAAGGATTGAAGAGCAGGCAGCGCTAATTCCCAAAGAGAATTATTTACGGGTGCGTTACGAGGATTTGCAAATGGACTCAAGTCGTGAGTTAACTCGTATTGGTGCCTTTCTTCAGCTCTCAAAAAGTGAATTGTGGACACGTGTCGGACCGTGGATTCTTGATAGGGGCCTTCGGCGTAAGCAAGAAAAACGACTTGAGAATAAAGATTTTGATGAGCTTACAGAGGCGGGCTCAAAGGCTCTGAAACTGCTGAATTATATCTGA
- a CDS encoding acyltransferase family protein, translating to MKIIDSSYRAGFQEDVLDGVRGLAVLIVLMSHAANKGILWGPVNELFGGGSGQYGVYLFFTLSSFLLVRSLLRKNNQDLKNRKIWLEYFFRRLLRIYPLYVVVLLFVCFSTLMDWKLFYCFGLGDFGEHLMLGGGIGHFWTIVAEVRFYFIIPVFVCLFVFLFKRKTVLFILFSVLFLQIVLVLNLFVFDDSPRYSLIRNIMVFYYGALVGVCYEGNVLGRVFEVLGPFMDLIALLLIISCFLLMPGVLNVISGYFGLPHIPILSEPMLNFWGLWGGSVIWTSMMCQGFMRRFLNLWFIRLLGFISFSCYLWHWFILEFVAKLNTVNSVKLFIFITMTLAVSTLSYVVIEKPLAKIRIYSRPQ from the coding sequence ATGAAGATTATTGATTCATCGTATCGCGCTGGTTTCCAAGAAGATGTTTTGGATGGAGTACGAGGATTGGCAGTCTTGATTGTGTTAATGAGTCATGCGGCTAACAAGGGCATTTTGTGGGGGCCGGTAAATGAGTTATTTGGGGGGGGCTCAGGTCAATATGGAGTCTATTTGTTTTTTACACTTAGTTCATTTTTGCTGGTTCGCTCACTGTTGAGGAAAAATAATCAAGATTTAAAGAATAGGAAAATTTGGTTGGAGTATTTCTTTCGAAGATTGCTTCGGATATACCCTTTGTATGTCGTGGTGTTGTTGTTTGTATGCTTTTCCACTCTGATGGATTGGAAGTTGTTTTACTGTTTTGGTTTAGGTGACTTCGGCGAGCATCTGATGTTGGGGGGGGGGATAGGTCATTTCTGGACTATTGTCGCTGAAGTTAGATTTTACTTCATCATCCCTGTGTTTGTATGCTTGTTTGTGTTTTTATTTAAAAGAAAAACGGTCCTGTTTATTTTGTTTTCCGTTCTCTTTCTTCAAATTGTATTAGTCTTAAACCTGTTTGTATTTGATGATTCTCCGCGCTACTCGCTGATTCGCAATATTATGGTTTTTTATTATGGCGCGTTGGTTGGTGTTTGTTATGAGGGAAATGTTTTGGGGCGAGTCTTTGAAGTTCTTGGTCCTTTCATGGACTTGATCGCTTTGCTATTAATTATCTCTTGTTTTCTGTTGATGCCGGGTGTTTTAAATGTAATTAGTGGCTATTTTGGTTTACCGCATATCCCCATTCTTAGTGAGCCAATGCTCAACTTCTGGGGCTTATGGGGCGGGTCTGTTATTTGGACTTCAATGATGTGTCAAGGTTTTATGAGGCGTTTCTTGAATCTTTGGTTTATTCGATTATTGGGTTTTATCAGTTTTAGCTGTTACTTGTGGCATTGGTTCATTCTGGAGTTCGTTGCTAAATTGAATACTGTAAATTCGGTTAAGCTTTTTATCTTTATCACTATGACTCTTGCGGTTAGTACGCTTTCGTACGTGGTTATTGAAAAGCCGTTAGCCAAAATTCGTATCTATTCACGTCCTCAATAA
- a CDS encoding glycosyltransferase family A protein, translated as MEFSQSMAPIALFGYNRPIHFEETLEALSKNVGASESDLHIFCDGSKGEGDREAVRQVREIAQAARGFNCVNVMLCEKNYGLRDNIVKGVTELVNDYGKIIVVEDDIVTSPEFLVYHNRALAHYSECESVMHVSAYMPSLMHKDKLPDTALLRFMSCWGWSTWQRAWSKFRLDSDYFIDRFNDDDIRYLNLDGAFPFWNQLVNNHRNLSRTWAIFWYASIVENNGLSLHVRDSLCKNIGVDGSGTNSHCSSQFEVNYAMKAPVTFPTSIVEDVVMLDALKEAYRTLKPSLFKRLANRFIKYITSS; from the coding sequence ATGGAATTTTCTCAATCAATGGCTCCGATTGCCTTGTTTGGTTATAATCGACCTATTCATTTTGAAGAAACGCTTGAGGCATTGTCGAAAAATGTAGGTGCTTCTGAATCGGATTTGCATATCTTTTGCGATGGTAGCAAGGGTGAGGGGGATCGCGAGGCCGTTCGCCAAGTGCGTGAGATTGCTCAAGCAGCACGTGGGTTTAATTGTGTGAACGTAATGCTATGCGAAAAAAATTATGGTTTGCGGGATAATATTGTTAAGGGGGTTACTGAATTAGTTAATGACTATGGAAAAATAATTGTTGTAGAGGATGATATAGTAACATCGCCAGAGTTTCTGGTCTACCATAACCGCGCTTTAGCTCACTATTCTGAATGTGAATCTGTTATGCATGTTTCAGCTTATATGCCTAGCCTAATGCATAAAGATAAACTTCCGGATACAGCGCTTTTAAGGTTTATGTCATGTTGGGGGTGGTCGACTTGGCAACGTGCATGGAGTAAATTCCGTCTTGATTCGGACTATTTTATAGATCGCTTTAATGATGATGATATTCGCTATTTGAACCTTGATGGCGCATTTCCCTTTTGGAATCAATTAGTTAATAATCATCGAAATTTATCAAGAACGTGGGCAATTTTTTGGTATGCTAGTATTGTTGAGAACAATGGATTGTCATTGCATGTTAGGGACTCGCTTTGCAAAAATATCGGTGTTGATGGCAGTGGGACAAATTCGCATTGTTCTAGCCAGTTTGAGGTTAATTATGCCATGAAGGCCCCGGTGACCTTTCCGACGAGCATTGTTGAGGATGTAGTTATGTTAGATGCGCTTAAGGAAGCTTATAGAACCCTTAAGCCAAGTCTCTTTAAGCGACTGGCCAATAGATTTATTAAATATATTACATCGTCGTGA
- a CDS encoding oligosaccharide flippase family protein codes for MIRRQVESIKALGRRSKRLFAYSTGTIASQTLPLLLSPLLARLYSPSDFGLLAMLSAPLAVLTILSNFRYQMTVPLPVVAAHARRMVDVCLWLNFTSSVLVLFVVSIFGESICELTGTPSLKIWLLFVPLMMLTGGSAAVYQIWALRNDHYFGCGMSKFFGALMTGTVGVAGGLVGGGFITLLYGRMAGPVFALALLFRYGRKVLVQYSPRHYFMRMRVLLRRYRDFPTKGLLPIVLNTLAASLPVLVIATFYGAMELGWYYMASRVLLVPVQMLGDSLKQVLYQSAANRSRERLPVRPLFMRVMLALGAMMVPVSLFVALCGPAVFAFFLGEDWRVAGGFSAILAIAIPFKMTGSCLGCLFLVNRRIGTQSVWQYAYFLISMIGVVYLACSYGIEGFLWGTVVIDVIMYSVYIGVNYYTCRSSDHQRLIYGRTSEFL; via the coding sequence GTGATAAGGCGACAGGTTGAGTCGATTAAAGCTCTTGGTCGGAGATCGAAAAGGCTGTTTGCCTATTCTACGGGCACGATTGCTTCACAAACTCTGCCGCTGTTGTTGTCGCCTTTGTTGGCTAGACTCTATTCACCTAGTGATTTCGGTCTTCTTGCCATGCTCTCCGCGCCATTGGCGGTTTTGACAATACTGTCAAATTTTCGCTATCAAATGACAGTGCCATTGCCGGTTGTAGCTGCGCATGCGCGACGAATGGTGGACGTGTGTCTATGGTTGAATTTTACATCTAGTGTTCTGGTTCTCTTTGTTGTCTCGATTTTTGGGGAGAGTATCTGCGAATTGACAGGCACTCCGAGTTTGAAGATCTGGTTGTTATTTGTTCCTCTCATGATGTTGACTGGTGGTAGTGCGGCTGTTTATCAAATTTGGGCGTTACGAAATGATCACTACTTTGGTTGCGGCATGAGTAAATTTTTTGGAGCGCTGATGACGGGTACTGTTGGTGTAGCTGGCGGGCTAGTGGGGGGTGGATTTATCACCTTGCTGTATGGAAGAATGGCTGGACCGGTGTTTGCGCTTGCTCTACTTTTTAGATATGGACGCAAAGTATTGGTTCAGTATAGTCCTCGCCATTATTTTATGCGAATGCGAGTATTGCTAAGGCGATATCGCGATTTTCCGACCAAGGGACTGTTGCCGATTGTGCTTAACACGCTCGCTGCATCATTGCCGGTGCTAGTGATAGCCACCTTCTATGGTGCTATGGAGCTTGGTTGGTATTATATGGCTAGTCGTGTGCTTCTCGTGCCCGTGCAAATGCTGGGCGATAGTCTTAAACAGGTCTTGTATCAATCAGCAGCAAACCGCTCAAGAGAGAGGTTGCCAGTCCGCCCACTATTTATGAGAGTTATGCTTGCTCTGGGGGCTATGATGGTGCCTGTATCATTATTTGTTGCTTTATGTGGTCCCGCGGTTTTTGCGTTTTTCTTGGGAGAGGATTGGCGTGTTGCAGGTGGATTTTCTGCAATCTTGGCTATCGCTATTCCTTTTAAAATGACAGGTTCCTGTCTTGGATGTCTTTTTCTTGTTAATCGAAGAATTGGAACACAATCAGTGTGGCAATACGCATACTTTTTAATCAGCATGATCGGTGTTGTATATCTGGCCTGCAGTTATGGAATTGAGGGATTTCTATGGGGGACAGTGGTTATCGATGTCATCATGTATAGTGTTTATATCGGTGTGAATTACTATACATGCCGATCATCGGATCATCAACGGCTTATTTATGGAAGAACCTCTGAGTTTTTATAA